From the Limnochordia bacterium genome, one window contains:
- the dxs gene encoding 1-deoxy-D-xylulose-5-phosphate synthase, whose amino-acid sequence MNSILSQIHSPRDLRQLDLDQLNQLAREIRNFLVETVSLTGGHLAANLGVVELTIALHAALDCPKDKIIWDVGHQCYVHKILTGRKDKFGQLRQIDGLSGFPSPKESHYDVFTTGHASTSISAALGLALARDRQGQDHRVVAVIGDGSLTGGLAFEGLNHAGRLNTDLLVILNDNEMSISPNVGALSNYLTRLRMEPTISKARYDLEKILRQIPGLGGPMGKAVDVFKDSIKHLLVPGIFFEELGFTYLGPINGHDFKVLQKATREALSRRGPVLVHVITEKGKGYPPAEDDPARFHGVRPSNGRMPASAQTFSKVFGRTLVELARENPDIVAITAAMKEGTGLGDFASLYPERFYDVGIAEAHAVTLAGGLAKGGLRPVVAVYSTFLQRAYDQIIHDVALQELPVVLVLDRAGIVGQDGPTHHGVFDLSYLRHIPHLQVAVPSCGKELEQMLTLALKQDAPVAIRYPSGQADAVYEPEPVVWGQVEVPRAGQDVAIFAVGVMVELALEAANLLLEQGISAAVVNVRFVKPLSEELFTMAKEFGKVVTVEDNVVAGGFSAGLLEGLAKRQLHPLVKSIGIPDQFVEHGSRDELLARYGVSPQGIKEAALDLVTGRRIKVKQGGAE is encoded by the coding sequence ATGAATAGCATTTTATCACAGATTCATTCGCCCAGGGACCTAAGACAGCTTGATCTTGACCAACTCAATCAGTTGGCTAGGGAGATACGGAATTTTCTTGTTGAGACTGTCTCCCTGACCGGAGGGCACCTAGCAGCAAATCTCGGTGTTGTGGAGCTGACCATAGCTTTACATGCTGCCTTGGATTGCCCCAAGGATAAGATTATTTGGGATGTCGGTCATCAGTGTTACGTCCATAAGATCCTTACCGGAAGGAAAGATAAATTTGGCCAATTGCGTCAAATCGACGGGCTAAGCGGTTTTCCCTCACCGAAGGAAAGCCATTATGATGTATTTACCACAGGCCATGCCAGTACCTCTATTTCCGCTGCTTTGGGTCTAGCTCTTGCCAGGGATAGGCAGGGTCAAGACCACCGTGTGGTGGCGGTGATCGGTGATGGATCATTGACCGGCGGACTGGCCTTTGAAGGGCTTAACCATGCCGGAAGGCTCAATACGGATCTGCTTGTGATCCTCAACGATAACGAGATGTCCATCTCCCCCAATGTAGGGGCCCTATCTAATTACTTAACAAGACTACGTATGGAACCTACCATATCTAAGGCGCGCTATGATCTGGAGAAGATTCTAAGGCAGATCCCAGGTCTGGGCGGACCCATGGGCAAAGCGGTGGATGTGTTTAAGGATAGTATTAAGCATTTGCTTGTGCCAGGGATTTTCTTTGAAGAATTGGGTTTTACCTATCTTGGACCAATCAATGGACATGATTTTAAGGTATTACAGAAGGCAACCAGGGAGGCCCTCAGTCGGCGGGGACCCGTTTTGGTCCATGTAATCACGGAAAAAGGGAAAGGATATCCCCCCGCGGAGGATGACCCGGCCAGATTTCATGGGGTTCGGCCCTCAAATGGTAGGATGCCCGCTTCTGCACAGACATTCAGCAAAGTGTTCGGACGGACTTTGGTGGAGCTAGCCAGGGAGAACCCCGATATTGTGGCGATTACCGCGGCCATGAAAGAAGGAACAGGGCTGGGGGACTTTGCCTCGCTTTATCCTGAGCGGTTCTACGATGTGGGGATTGCCGAGGCCCATGCAGTGACCTTGGCCGGTGGGCTGGCCAAGGGGGGATTGCGACCGGTGGTGGCGGTATACTCAACCTTTTTGCAGCGGGCCTACGACCAGATTATCCATGATGTGGCTTTGCAGGAGCTACCTGTGGTCCTTGTTTTGGATCGGGCAGGTATTGTTGGACAGGATGGACCGACCCACCACGGGGTCTTTGATTTATCCTATCTCCGTCATATCCCGCATCTGCAAGTTGCCGTTCCTAGTTGTGGGAAGGAGCTTGAGCAGATGCTCACTTTGGCCTTAAAGCAAGATGCACCGGTGGCAATCCGCTATCCCAGTGGACAAGCTGATGCGGTCTATGAACCGGAGCCGGTGGTGTGGGGTCAGGTAGAGGTACCAAGAGCGGGGCAGGATGTGGCCATATTCGCTGTTGGTGTAATGGTGGAACTTGCTTTAGAGGCTGCCAACTTGCTCTTGGAACAAGGAATTAGTGCAGCTGTAGTGAATGTCCGATTTGTAAAGCCACTATCCGAGGAACTCTTTACCATGGCCAAGGAGTTCGGTAAAGTGGTAACTGTGGAAGACAATGTGGTGGCGGGTGGTTTCTCTGCAGGCCTGCTAGAAGGTTTGGCAAAGCGACAGCTACACCCGTTAGTAAAGAGCATTGGTATTCCCGATCAGTTTGTAGAACACGGGTCCCGGGATGAATTACTAGCTCGGTATGGGGTTAGTCCCCAAGGAATTAAGGAAGCTGCCCTAGACTTGGTAACGGGACGTCGGATCAAGGTTAAGCAAGGTGGGGCGGAGTAG
- a CDS encoding TlyA family RNA methyltransferase, whose protein sequence is MSGKKRLDVLLVERGLFETRHKAQAAIMAGSVFVDGICMDKSGSFVLGDAILEIKAEFPYVGRGGLKLEKALEYWQIDVTGTTCLDVGASTGGFTDCLLQRGAAKVIALDVGYGQLAWSLRQDPRVVTMERTNIRYVEPETLGQPVDFVVIDVSFISVTKFLDKIKSFLKLGGEVVSLVKPQFEAGPHQVGKGGLVKDPKVHKQVLHSVAESALHHSFNIKGFTFSPIRGAKGNIEYFIYLTCKNEEVLATSAILGEVESTVQAAQLALLGDN, encoded by the coding sequence ATGTCTGGCAAAAAGCGGTTGGACGTTCTCTTGGTAGAACGGGGACTATTTGAAACAAGGCATAAGGCCCAAGCTGCGATTATGGCTGGGTCAGTGTTTGTTGACGGTATATGCATGGATAAGTCAGGCTCCTTTGTTCTTGGGGATGCGATCCTTGAGATTAAGGCGGAGTTTCCCTATGTGGGTCGGGGTGGGCTCAAGCTAGAAAAGGCACTGGAATACTGGCAGATTGACGTTACCGGTACAACCTGCCTGGATGTGGGCGCCTCAACCGGCGGATTTACCGACTGCCTACTGCAAAGGGGCGCGGCTAAGGTCATTGCCCTTGATGTGGGCTATGGTCAGTTGGCCTGGTCCCTACGCCAGGATCCCCGGGTAGTAACTATGGAGAGGACGAATATCCGGTATGTTGAGCCGGAGACCCTCGGTCAGCCTGTGGATTTTGTGGTTATTGATGTTTCTTTCATCTCGGTAACCAAGTTCCTAGACAAGATCAAATCCTTTCTTAAGTTAGGGGGCGAAGTTGTCTCTTTGGTTAAGCCCCAGTTTGAAGCCGGGCCTCACCAGGTGGGCAAGGGTGGGTTAGTTAAGGATCCAAAAGTGCACAAACAGGTACTCCACTCGGTGGCAGAAAGTGCCCTACACCATAGCTTTAACATTAAGGGTTTTACCTTTTCCCCCATTCGTGGTGCCAAGGGGAATATTGAGTATTTCATCTACTTGACCTGCAAGAACGAAGAAGTCCTGGCAACATCGGCCATCCTTGGGGAAGTGGAGTCCACTGTACAAGCGGCCCAGCTGGCCCTTCTAGGGGACAATTGA
- a CDS encoding NAD(+)/NADH kinase, giving the protein MKSIAIMHYSKKEGSLDVIHTLLEAFSARSVRVMLEPDTARLASRMDLSCSFEAIKADAEVLLVLGGDGAFLRAAHLVSDSHLPIMGINLGHLGFLTEAEIADLPEAVNKLVEDEYVIEERMMLEAEVLREGQHQGPFAAFNDIVVTRGTFARVIQVEVRVDGQLTARFSADGLIVATPTGSTAYSLSAGGPVVSPRVEAFVITPICPHTLASRSVVVHPDEPIEISVHSLHDQVRLSVDGQPGMKIQAEDRIFIQKSERVARLVRLGKRGFYELLRNRLSHPDV; this is encoded by the coding sequence TTGAAGAGCATTGCCATTATGCATTACTCGAAAAAAGAAGGAAGTCTGGATGTGATCCATACCCTTCTTGAGGCCTTTAGTGCTAGGTCTGTGCGCGTTATGTTGGAACCAGATACCGCTAGGCTGGCCAGTCGGATGGACTTAAGTTGCTCCTTTGAAGCGATAAAAGCCGATGCTGAAGTTCTGCTAGTTCTAGGTGGGGATGGGGCTTTTTTGCGGGCAGCCCACCTAGTTAGCGATAGCCACCTCCCCATCATGGGGATTAATCTGGGTCATTTGGGTTTCCTTACCGAAGCAGAAATAGCTGATCTGCCAGAGGCTGTTAACAAGCTGGTGGAAGATGAGTATGTTATTGAAGAACGAATGATGCTAGAGGCGGAAGTCCTGCGGGAGGGTCAGCATCAAGGACCCTTTGCCGCGTTTAATGATATTGTGGTGACCCGGGGAACCTTCGCCCGGGTGATTCAGGTGGAAGTAAGAGTAGATGGACAATTGACCGCAAGGTTCTCTGCTGATGGATTGATTGTAGCTACCCCCACCGGATCTACGGCCTATTCATTATCTGCCGGAGGTCCTGTAGTTAGCCCTCGGGTAGAAGCCTTTGTGATTACCCCCATCTGTCCCCACACTCTGGCCAGCCGTTCAGTGGTGGTTCATCCCGATGAGCCAATTGAGATTAGTGTTCATAGTCTACACGATCAGGTACGCCTAAGTGTTGATGGACAGCCAGGGATGAAAATTCAGGCCGAAGACCGTATCTTTATTCAGAAAAGCGAGCGGGTGGCTAGGCTCGTCAGATTGGGTAAACGGGGTTTTTATGAGCTGCTGCGGAATCGTCTTAGTCATCCCGATGTCTAA
- the argR gene encoding arginine repressor, whose protein sequence is MTTILTKGGAATFPSGSCCLDHMKSKRQAAILSIIREKSIETQKQLLDRLQLQGFVVTQATVSRDIKELGLIKVKVEGGRYCYAPPRPHTVSNVEARIRRAFSDYVVDIAPCGDFVFIKTLPGAAQTVAGLLDGLDWSEIMGTIGGDDTILVLVREEGVPANPLVRQVLAKLLKLR, encoded by the coding sequence GTGACGACAATACTTACGAAAGGCGGTGCGGCGACTTTCCCCTCGGGGAGTTGTTGCCTAGATCACATGAAAAGCAAACGTCAAGCTGCCATTCTATCGATTATCCGGGAAAAGTCCATCGAGACCCAAAAGCAGTTGCTTGATCGGTTGCAGCTACAAGGATTTGTCGTTACCCAAGCGACGGTCTCCAGGGATATTAAGGAACTGGGTCTAATTAAGGTGAAGGTGGAAGGAGGACGCTACTGCTACGCGCCGCCTCGTCCACATACGGTAAGTAACGTCGAGGCCAGGATCCGCCGTGCATTCTCTGATTATGTTGTGGATATTGCTCCCTGCGGAGATTTTGTATTTATCAAGACGTTACCGGGGGCAGCTCAGACAGTCGCGGGACTGCTTGATGGTCTGGACTGGTCTGAGATCATGGGCACAATTGGTGGGGATGACACTATTTTAGTCCTGGTGCGGGAAGAGGGGGTCCCTGCTAATCCCTTGGTAAGACAGGTGTTGGCGAAATTGTTGAAGCTACGCTAG
- the recN gene encoding DNA repair protein RecN, whose protein sequence is MLVELSIRNYAVIESVDLSFGPGMNVLTGETGAGKSVIIGALGLLLGGRASGDLIRTGSESVVVEGFFTLPQSPQLRQILDEYGLSVEHNELIISREVTRTGRNRCRINDRMVNVGVLQTVGSYLVDLCGQHEHQSLLRPQLHTQLVDQFGGAELLSYRKDVARSYQEVRKILSELVTLEQQSKEAARQVDLLQFQISEIEQAQLVPGEEEELQARRQVLANQQTLQEHCYASYRLLYEGEEYRPAVIDLLGETLTHLGEVAETDKRLVETVAMLESAMVEIQEVSGVVRDYLDELQADPAELDEVERRLTDIGRLKRKYGDSVEEILIYCRKMREELTLVSGSEERIAELETLLKQEKQSLRESAQHLTRLRKQAAAVIEDGVAARLTKLNMKDPRFVVQMQPAAGEGSVDCDGSSIGSEGAEKLEFYISTNPGEEPKPLSRIASGGEISRVMLALKLVFAESDPVPTMVFDEIDAGIGGKTAGQVATQLAEVAKFRQVLCITHLPQVASIGEHHFQISKTSTHRATSVEVLPLTESQRVEEIARMLGGADLSEKTRELARELLAIAKSS, encoded by the coding sequence GTGCTGGTTGAGCTTTCCATCCGGAATTATGCGGTAATAGAGAGTGTGGACCTTTCCTTTGGGCCGGGGATGAATGTGCTCACCGGCGAGACGGGTGCGGGCAAGTCAGTAATCATAGGAGCGTTGGGACTTTTATTAGGTGGTCGGGCCTCTGGGGATTTGATCCGCACCGGAAGTGAATCAGTGGTTGTTGAGGGCTTTTTTACACTTCCCCAGTCACCGCAATTGCGTCAGATCCTCGATGAGTATGGACTTTCTGTGGAGCACAATGAGTTGATCATTTCGCGGGAAGTAACCCGTACCGGACGGAATAGATGTCGGATTAATGACCGAATGGTTAACGTAGGTGTTTTACAGACTGTGGGTAGTTATCTTGTGGACCTATGTGGTCAACATGAACATCAATCATTACTGAGACCCCAGTTGCATACACAGTTAGTAGATCAGTTTGGAGGCGCGGAATTACTCTCCTACCGCAAGGATGTGGCCCGCAGTTACCAAGAGGTACGGAAGATTTTAAGTGAGCTGGTTACCTTAGAGCAACAGAGCAAGGAAGCGGCAAGGCAGGTTGATCTACTTCAGTTTCAGATCTCCGAAATTGAACAGGCGCAGCTAGTACCCGGGGAAGAGGAAGAGCTGCAAGCTAGACGTCAGGTTTTGGCCAATCAACAGACCCTACAGGAGCATTGCTATGCTAGTTATCGGCTTCTCTATGAAGGGGAGGAGTATCGGCCAGCTGTAATAGATCTTTTAGGTGAGACCCTGACCCATCTTGGGGAAGTGGCAGAAACGGACAAGCGTCTGGTTGAGACTGTGGCCATGCTGGAATCGGCCATGGTGGAGATTCAAGAAGTCTCGGGGGTTGTACGGGACTATTTAGACGAACTACAAGCAGATCCAGCGGAGCTTGATGAAGTGGAAAGACGCCTGACGGACATAGGACGCCTTAAGAGGAAGTATGGCGATTCGGTGGAGGAAATACTCATCTACTGTAGAAAGATGCGAGAGGAATTAACACTGGTTAGCGGTTCCGAGGAGCGTATCGCCGAACTAGAGACACTGCTTAAACAAGAGAAGCAATCGCTTAGGGAATCAGCACAGCATCTTACCAGACTGCGAAAACAAGCTGCCGCTGTAATTGAAGATGGTGTTGCGGCAAGGTTGACAAAACTAAACATGAAGGATCCACGGTTTGTAGTTCAAATGCAACCTGCAGCTGGAGAGGGCAGCGTGGATTGCGATGGTAGTAGTATTGGTTCCGAGGGAGCGGAGAAGCTTGAGTTTTACATCTCTACAAATCCCGGGGAAGAGCCAAAACCCCTTAGTAGAATTGCCTCCGGTGGAGAGATCTCTCGGGTGATGCTGGCCTTAAAGCTAGTATTTGCCGAAAGCGATCCCGTACCGACAATGGTCTTCGATGAGATCGATGCGGGGATCGGTGGAAAGACAGCAGGTCAAGTTGCCACACAGCTGGCAGAGGTAGCCAAGTTTCGCCAAGTCCTGTGTATTACCCACCTACCCCAGGTGGCCAGCATTGGTGAGCACCACTTCCAAATAAGTAAGACCAGTACCCACAGGGCTACTTCCGTGGAGGTGCTGCCATTAACCGAGTCCCAGCGGGTCGAGGAGATAGCACGCATGCTAGGAGGGGCGGACTTAAGCGAGAAGACCCGGGAGTTAGCCCGGGAGCTTCTAGCAATTGCCAAGAGCAGCTAA
- the spoIVB gene encoding SpoIVB peptidase: protein MNKSQFRTLLCFLILVVNLGLIGCYGVIGLPSSLRLPYGDSQQIRLASLFSLKSTDLGFTVDPENLVTIVADKSGSFDLQVLFMGIFPIKGLVVDVVPRYEVIPGGQAIGVMVAPQGLLVVDYVPLNTIEGSVVNPAKDAGLRKGDVILSIENQSVRRSEEVRTFVERAGQMGTSLRLKVQRDGRVFYTNIKPVLVEERTSRGRSLTTYLLGLYLEEPVVGVGTLTFYEPKSGRFAALGHMVVDGSNQQARVFEGQIVPAVIAGITSGSKGRPGEKIGALLDDGKKLGEISKNCAYGIYGKLTQKLDHGLITTPIPVALARQVKIGPATILTVLSGEKVEEFTVEIVRIGNQSSASDKGLVIEITDQRLLEKTGGIIQGMSGSPIIQDGYLVGAITHVFVSNPTRGYGILAEWMLLEAGIAEQKEAA, encoded by the coding sequence GTGAACAAATCGCAGTTTAGAACCCTTTTATGTTTTCTAATCTTGGTTGTCAATTTAGGTCTTATTGGTTGCTACGGCGTGATCGGTCTGCCCAGTAGCCTTCGTCTACCCTACGGAGATAGCCAGCAGATTCGTCTTGCCTCGTTGTTCTCCTTGAAATCTACAGATCTTGGTTTTACCGTGGACCCAGAGAATCTAGTGACGATTGTCGCTGACAAATCCGGCAGTTTCGATCTACAGGTCCTTTTTATGGGGATTTTCCCGATTAAGGGCCTAGTGGTAGATGTGGTACCCCGCTATGAAGTTATTCCTGGAGGTCAAGCCATCGGGGTGATGGTGGCTCCCCAAGGCCTCCTCGTCGTTGACTATGTTCCATTGAATACGATTGAAGGGAGCGTAGTCAATCCGGCAAAGGATGCTGGGTTGCGCAAAGGAGACGTGATCTTAAGTATTGAAAACCAATCTGTCCGCAGGTCTGAGGAGGTGCGTACCTTCGTTGAGCGGGCGGGGCAGATGGGTACCAGTCTGCGGTTAAAAGTGCAAAGGGATGGTCGCGTCTTTTATACAAATATTAAACCGGTACTGGTCGAGGAAAGAACGTCAAGAGGACGTTCGCTAACCACCTATCTGCTGGGGTTGTACTTAGAGGAACCGGTAGTGGGCGTGGGGACCTTGACCTTCTATGAGCCAAAGAGCGGTCGCTTCGCCGCCCTAGGGCATATGGTAGTTGACGGCAGTAACCAGCAGGCTAGGGTCTTTGAAGGCCAAATTGTGCCGGCGGTGATCGCCGGGATTACCAGTGGCAGTAAAGGACGTCCTGGTGAAAAGATTGGCGCATTGCTTGATGATGGCAAGAAGCTAGGGGAGATTTCAAAGAATTGTGCCTACGGGATCTATGGGAAGCTTACCCAAAAACTGGACCATGGATTGATCACTACGCCAATTCCTGTGGCGTTGGCCCGTCAAGTGAAAATAGGACCGGCTACGATCCTTACGGTCCTTAGCGGGGAGAAAGTCGAAGAGTTCACCGTGGAGATTGTACGCATCGGGAATCAATCCTCGGCGTCGGATAAGGGACTGGTGATTGAGATCACCGACCAACGGTTACTAGAGAAAACTGGTGGGATCATACAAGGGATGAGCGGTAGTCCTATCATCCAAGACGGTTATCTAGTCGGTGCCATCACCCATGTCTTTGTCAGCAATCCCACGCGGGGTTATGGCATTTTGGCGGAGTGGATGCTACTAGAGGCAGGGATCGCCGAGCAAAAGGAAGCCGCGTAG